A stretch of DNA from Bremerella alba:
GCCGGAAACGTTCTAGGTCTTCCCTGCCAGGCTCACCCCTGGGCGACAACGCCCATGCCTCGGTGCTCTCGGGGGCTGATCTCTCTGGGGACATACGACACACCAAGCGACGATGATGGCATGAGCGGCGTATGAAAAAAGCCTGAGATCTTTCGACCTCAGGCTTTTAAGTTTTTATCTAATCAGGCGTGAGCCGATGCTTACGCACCGCAGCTGCTACAAGCCGAAGTGGTCGAAGCACACGAGCTGGTGCCGCAAGCTGGAACCTGGATGGTCTTAGGAACCATCTTGCAAACAGGAACCTGAACTTCTTCGGTCACGGTGTGAGGAACCATGACGGTGTACGTGCGAACTTTGTCTTCGTACACGTTCTTGTAGGTCGTAACCGGAACTTCCTTGGTACGAGTTTCCGTCTTGCAAACCATGTGCTTGACTTCCTTCGTGTGGGTTTCCGGAACCATGTTGCACACCTTGTAGGTGTACTCTTGCTGCTGAGCCACACACTCGGTGTAGTTCACTTCCTTCGACTTGGTTTCGGTCACGTAGTTGCACACCTGATAGGTGTACTCACGAGTTTCAGGAACACATTCGGTGTACGAGACTTCCTTCGACTTGGTCTCGGTCACGTAGTTGCAAACCTGGTAGGTGTATTCACGAGTTTCGGGAACACAAACCTTGTGCTTGACTTCCTTGGTCTTCGTTTCAGCAACCATGTTGCACACCTGGTAGGTGTACTCTTTGGTTTCTGGACGGCAGACCATGTGCCTGACTTCTTTCTGCTTGGTCTCGGTGACCATGTTGCAGACTTTGTAAGTCTGAGTACGTTCTTCCGGCTTCATGACGCACACGGTGTAGGTGTACGGCACTTCTTCGGTGACCTGACGCATGACGGTGCATTCGTAAGGTTCTTCGACAACGTTCGGACACCAAACCTTGCAGGTGGTTGGGCAACCGCAGCAGTCGGTGCTGGTCTTGGCTTGCCAGCAGCCACGATCAACGCTACGAGTCTTGGTGATCGTTTCTGGAACGCTTCGGCAAACGGTTCGCGTGCCAGAACGTTCTTCTTGATGAGGAACCATCACGGTGGTGGTACGCGTCTTGGTTTCCCAAACAGGCTTGCTCACCGTGTAGTCGACGGTCTTGGTCTCCCAGTCCTGAACCATGACGGTCTTGGTACCGGTCTTGGTTTCGTAGACAGGCTTGTTCACGGTGTAATTGACCGTCTTGGTTTCCCAAGTCGGAACCATCACGGTGCGGGTACCGGTCTTGGTTTCGTAAACAGGCTTACGAACGTTGTAGTTGACGGTCTTCGTCTTGGTTACGGGAACCATGACGGTTTTGGTACCGGTCTTGGTTTCGTAAACAGGCTTACGAACGTCATAGTTGACGGTCTTCGTCTTGGTCACGGGAACCATGACGGTCTTGGTACCGGTCTTGGTTTCGTAGACAGGCTTGTTCACGGTGTAGTTAACCGTCTTGGTTTCCCAAGTTGGAACTGTCACGGTGTACTGCTTGGTGACGTAGCTAGTTTCTGGAACGCGTTTGCAAACCTTGTAGGTCTGTTCACGAGTTTCAGGCTTGCAAACGGTCTTGGTAACAGTACGGGTTTCCATCACTGTCGTAGGAACCATGACGGTCTTTTCGACCATCGTGACAGGTGCCGTTTCTCCACAACCGGCCGAGCCACATCCGGCGTCACAGCTGGTAGCACAAGGCGTCGCACAGCCAGTTTGGCAGTGTCGGCGACCAGCTTCCGCGAGTTGCGGAACGCTCAAAAAGGTCATCGTAAGAATCAAAACAACACGGAGCATGGTCAATCTTTCCCCCAGAAACTTTCTGAAAACAAGTAGGTCATATGGGCGTCTCACCCGACGCCTCTTCAACAGTAGGTCATTCATCAGTCTTGACTGGCAAAGTTCGATTTTAACGGCTGCAAGGTTCGGGATAAATTAGGTTCTTGTGTATTTTAGGCAAAATATGCAAGGTCTGCGGTCGTGCAACCTAACGGAGGGGCTGATTCGCGAGTTGTGGGGTGGTATTAACAATACGACAGAATCACCTCTCGCTCGCCTGCCTCGGCTGAGGACATCCCACGGTGCCTGCCAAACCAACAAGCTGTGTCATCATTTCTGCGTTAGGGCTTTTCGCCGCAACGTGTGGCATCATTGCATCCATCGTGCCAACATTGCTTCCAAGTCCTGTCCTGACAACGTTTTTTGCATTGTTGGCGATTGGCATAGCGACAACCATGTTCGTGGCTATGCGCCAAAGCGAAGATTACCTAGGTAAGCGTTTGAGCGAACTCACTCAAGAAAATTTGCAGCTCCAGCAAGAGCTCGATACATTCCGGCTACTGCACGCCCAACTGCTCGAAGACAAAGTTTTCTTACAATTCTTAAAGGCCGACCAAGATCACGAGCGGCAATTGCTGGCCCTCGATCTTCATGACCTGAGTTTGCAGAATTTAACGTCTGTCCTATTTCAAATAGAAGCTCTTAGTCACCAGATGGACGCCACCGGCAACTCGCTGGAAGGAACCATCGACCTGCTTCGCGACAGCTTGTATCAGACCCGACGCGTGATGAACTGCCTGTCGCCAACGCTCGTCCAAGATGAAGGGGTCGTCACCAGCTTGCAGCGTTTGTTCGATCAGTTGGAAACATTTGTCGACAACGTGCGATTTCACCACGATGTCGAATTCGATCGCCTCTCTCCTTTGTGCGAATGTGCGCTGATACAGCTGGTTCGCGAGGCCTTAGATCAGATCCGTCGTAACCGCTTCGCTCGGAACGTCGAACTGGAACTTGTGCAAGAGGATGACCGACTTCAATTGTGTATCACCGACGACGGCCAAGGCGAACCAGTCGGCAGTCGGCGAATTCAGGAATGCCTTGAAATTCTGTCGGGGCATGCCGTGAGCCAGGGACAGGTCCTACGGGTAGATTTTTCCGTCACCGATTTGATTCAATCGGACACGATCAAAGAAAAATCTCGCGCATTCAGTTGAACTGCGTCGGAAAGATCGGCTAAAGGGTTATACTGAGAAGCATCTACCTACCTCGGTTTCGCACCTTCGACTCCTCTGCTCTTTAGTTATCATGCGCGTCGCCCTATTTGTCCCTTGTTACGTTGACCAGCTCTACCCGCGCGTTGCCATGGCGACTTTGGAGCTCTTAGAGCAACTCGGGGTCGAAGTTGAATTCCCGGAAGCGCAAACTTGCTGCGGACAACCGATGCTCAACAGTGGCTGCGATACCGATGCGCTGCCACTTGCCGAGCGGTTTGTCGAGATCTTCTCAGGCTACGACGCCATCGTTTGTCCCAGCGGTAGCTGCGTATCGATGGTGAAGAACCACTACAATCACCTTTTGCACGACAACGCCAAGTACGACAACCTCCGCACTCAGATCTACGAACTGTGCGAGTTCCTGGTCGATGTGCTGAAGATCGACTCGCTGCCGGTCAAATTTCCTTACAAGGTTGGTCTGCATTCCAGTTGTCACGGATTGCGTGAACTGCGTTTGGCCAGCGATAGTGAACTGAATACACCGGCGTTTAATAAACCGCGTCAACTGCTCGAACTATTAGACGGCGTCGAGTTCGCGGAGCTGAAACGCCAGGATGAATGCTGTGGCTTTGGTGGCACGTTTGCGGTTTCAGAAGAAGCGGTAAGCTGCACGATGGGCCGAGACCGGATTGCCGACCACCTGCAGGCCGGCACGCAAGTCCTGACCGCTGGTGACATGTCCTGCTTGATGCACTTGGCAGGGCTCATCAAACGCGAGAAGCAGCCCATCCGCGTCATGCATATTGCTGAGATCCTCGCTGGATACGAGATACCCCAATGAGCGTCATTAAAAGCTACGATCACCCCACCAATGCCGACCAGTTCAACAAGGACCAGGCCCGCACTCATTGGCACGATTCGTCGCTGTGGTTCATCCGCGAAAAACGGGACCGCATGTCGAAGAGCTTGCCCGAATGGGAAACGCTACGGGAATGCGCTTCGCAAATCAAAGCCCATACCGTCAGCAAGTTGGCCGACTACTTGGAAGAGTTTGAGAAGAACGCGACCGCGCGCGGAGCGACCATTCATTGGGCGAAGGATGCCGAAGAACACAATCAAATCGTGCTCGACATTTTACAGAAGCACGAGGCGCAGCGAATTGTCAAATCGAAGTCGATGCTGACCGAAGAATGCCACTTGAATCCGTGGCTTGAGAAACACGGTATCGAGGTGGTCGATACCGACCTGGGAGAACGCATCGTTCAGCTGCGGCAAGAGGCTCCTTCCCATATCGTGATGCCGGCCATTCACCTGAAAAAGGAAGAGGTCAGTGATACGTTTCACGAGCATCTGCAAACCGAACAAGGCAACCACGACCCGAACTACCTGACCGAATCGGCACGCCAGCATTTGCGGCAAAAGTTCTGCCAGGCCGACGTCGGCATTACCGGCGTGAACTTTGCCATCGCAGAGACCGGCGGCTTTGTTGTCTGCACTAATGAAGGGAACGCAGACCTGGGCGTTTCGCTTCCGAAGGTTCACATTGCTTGCATGGGAATCGAGAAGCTGATTCCTCAGGTAAACCACCTCAGCATCTTTCTGCGACTACTGGCCCGCAGCGCGACTGGCCAACCGATCACGACGTACTCTTCGCACTTCCATGGTCCGGTGGAAGGGGGCGAACTGCATATCGTTTTGGTCGACAACGGCCGCAGCGAATTAATGAACAGCGACGACTACCGAAACTCGCTCAAATGCATTCGTTGTGGTGCGTGCATGAATACATGCCCCGTCTATCGCCGCAGCGGAGGCCATAGTTACGCAGCGACCGTCCCAGGGCCGATCGGTTCGATCCTCAATCCACTTCGCGATGCCAAACACCACAAGACGTTGCCTTTTGCGTGTACGCTGTGTGGCAGTTGCAGCGATGTCTGCCCAGTGAAGATCAACCTTCACGAACAGCTTCTCACACTACGCACCGAAGTGAAAAACCAGAAGCAGCTGCCGATGTCGAAAACGCTGCCGATGCGGATTGTGTCGTATGTCTTCCAGCGGCCCAAGCTGTATGCCTGGCTCGGGGGTGTCGGCAAGTTTTTCTTGCGATCGATGCCACGTTTTCTGGTATACAACGCACTCAATCCATGGGGGCGCAATCGCGAGATGCCGGAAGCTCCACCGGAAAGTTTCCGCAAGCAGTACGCCCAACGAGCGAAAAAGAAGAACGACAACCGATGAGCAGCAAAGAGCAAATCCTAAAATCGGTCCGTAACCAGTTGGTCCCCTCGGCCGAAATGCCGAGCATGGATCAAGACTGGATTCAATACGAAGACGCAGTGGCCCACTTTGGCGATATTCTGCAAGCGGTCGGTGGAACCGCAATCGCCGTGGAAGGGATCGACGGGCTGAGCGAAGAGCTTGCCAAGATCCCGTTTTATACCGAAGCGAAAAAGACCGTCAGTTGCGTCGATGGGCTAGTGGGAACACTGGACCTTGATCGCGTCGAAGACCCGCACGAGTTAGAAGATGTCGACTACGCCGTCCTCCCAGGCGAATTTGCCGTGGCAGAGAATGCGGCGGTCTGGGTTAACGATGCCAAGATCCGGCACCGGGTAATCTACTTCATTCCGCAGCATATTTCCCTGGTCATCCACTGCCCCAACGGCCAAGTCGAAGAGGCCGTGGTGCACAACATGGCCGAGGCATACCAGCGATTAGCGTGGAGTCAAAACGAGTTCGGCTGTTTTATCTCCGGTCCGTCCAAGACGGCTGACATCGAGCAATCGCTCGTGATCGGTGCCCATGGGGCGCGTTCGCTGAATGTCTTTTTTGTTTTTTGATTGCGTGAGCCCTTTGGTTTCTTCATCGCGCTTTTTGCGTTCCCGGCGCGTTTGATTCTCTTCGCCGTCTGGCCCTCGGCTTTGCTCAACCTGCACCACATCGGAAGTTTGGCGACGCCGCTGCTCCCAACGTTCGCGTCGGCGCTCCCATTCCTCTATCTGCTCAGGCGTCGGATGGGCTTGGTCTCCCCTGCGCCGTCCGCGGTGATTATTGTCGCCGCGTCCCTGTCGGGCGGAATTACTGCGGTTGTCCCAATGTGGCTTAAGATCGCGGGTTTCGCTTTCGACCATGGCGATTTGCTTTGCGGTCACTTGATAGTGCACGATCTCTGCCTGGCGGCGATTTTCAGGAACGATACGAATCACCTCTAGCATCGCGTAGCCATCTTGCGGGCTGAGGTGGGTACTGCGAATGGCACCCACGTCGGTGGCGATCTGGCGATCCACGATTTGGCTCCACTTGTCGACCAAGATCAGTTCCTCGCGATTGGTCGATTCGTTTTTCGCTGGCTTGAGATCGGTGAGAACGTACACCTGGCAGTCGTCCCCAAACTCGGAAACGAAGTCCGCTTTGAGCCGAACGTTGTATTTGACCGGCCCCCACAGCGATTCTCGCGGCATGCGATAAGCGAGAAGCTCTTTCTGAAAATAAGCAACGTAACTTGGCCCATGCATATATGCTAAAGCGCTAAAGAGAACTAACCCGGGCAAAACCACTTGTGTCATCTTGGTCCAGGTAGATTCCTTAAGGATCATGCTCTTTCTTTCTCTGTCTGTCTGTTCCGGGGCAGTAGCGGCGAAGGTAGGCTGGGGAAGCCGCTCTCTTAGAATCAACCGCGCAGAAGCGCGCAGGTGTCGCTCTTCAAGCACGATTTTCACGGAATCTGCCATCTCGTCAAGTAATTCGTAGACTTACGAATCGTGCGGAGACTAAATGTCAACTCCGGAGTCGCTAGCACGTTTTCGCAGGGCAGCCTCGAAATAATAGAAACGACGCCCCTTGTCATATTCTCGCGACCATTGAAAGGTCGAGTAGACCATTTTCAAACTTAGCTTGTCCAGTTTAACGAGCAAGACAACCTGGTCGATGAATTCGAACTGTTCTGGAAGACGAGCGTATAGCCCTCGTTCAAGCGTTTCTTTCAAATTGGGCACATCCGCCGCGTCGAGACGATGCGGAACGAGCCAACCTTGCCCGAGCGAGTAAGCACCCCCGAGAGCAAAACTGCCAGCAATCCATTTCAGCATTCGACGTCGCATCATCGACCTCCTTAGGCATCGAGAAAATTCGGGCGCGATACGTACCAGATTCCCCTTCGTCTTGGCAAGAGCAACAGAGACATGGTTTCCGCTAGCAACGAATCCACACCTCTTAATGCAGATATAGCCACCGCTATTAAACGCCGAAGAGGCAAAGCTTGACATTATATTTTGAAATCGTCATACTGCCGTGAAAGGCCTGTTACTGAGGGGTTGTTCCTGACAGGCTTCCCATTTTTGAGGACCGCGCTATCCCCGCAAGCGCTGAATGCCCAACTAGAGAGAGCCTCATCTCTCACGAGTCATCTCCTACTTGGTGACGATTTATGGGTGTTCTACCTCCGCTTGTTTGCCGTCACGGCTACGTGAAGGTAAACGTCCCAATTTTGGCCAAGGAGCATACCTATGCTGGTCATACCTGGAAGTAAGGCGAAGGACGTCTGCGATTCCCACCTGGGGCCTACTCGGCGCGACCTGCTGCGCGTGGGTGGTTCTGCCATGCTGGGGCTCTCTCTCGGGCAAATGATGAATTTGCAATCGGGCCAAGTCCAGGCAGCCGAGTCCAACGCGCACGGACCGAATTTCGGCAAAGCCAAGAGCATCATTCTGGTTTACCTGCAAGGCGGTCCGAGCCAATTGGACCTGTGGGACCCGAAAGACGATGTACCAGACAACGTACGT
This window harbors:
- a CDS encoding sensor histidine kinase; the protein is MPAKPTSCVIISALGLFAATCGIIASIVPTLLPSPVLTTFFALLAIGIATTMFVAMRQSEDYLGKRLSELTQENLQLQQELDTFRLLHAQLLEDKVFLQFLKADQDHERQLLALDLHDLSLQNLTSVLFQIEALSHQMDATGNSLEGTIDLLRDSLYQTRRVMNCLSPTLVQDEGVVTSLQRLFDQLETFVDNVRFHHDVEFDRLSPLCECALIQLVREALDQIRRNRFARNVELELVQEDDRLQLCITDDGQGEPVGSRRIQECLEILSGHAVSQGQVLRVDFSVTDLIQSDTIKEKSRAFS
- a CDS encoding (Fe-S)-binding protein, coding for MRVALFVPCYVDQLYPRVAMATLELLEQLGVEVEFPEAQTCCGQPMLNSGCDTDALPLAERFVEIFSGYDAIVCPSGSCVSMVKNHYNHLLHDNAKYDNLRTQIYELCEFLVDVLKIDSLPVKFPYKVGLHSSCHGLRELRLASDSELNTPAFNKPRQLLELLDGVEFAELKRQDECCGFGGTFAVSEEAVSCTMGRDRIADHLQAGTQVLTAGDMSCLMHLAGLIKREKQPIRVMHIAEILAGYEIPQ
- a CDS encoding LutB/LldF family L-lactate oxidation iron-sulfur protein produces the protein MSVIKSYDHPTNADQFNKDQARTHWHDSSLWFIREKRDRMSKSLPEWETLRECASQIKAHTVSKLADYLEEFEKNATARGATIHWAKDAEEHNQIVLDILQKHEAQRIVKSKSMLTEECHLNPWLEKHGIEVVDTDLGERIVQLRQEAPSHIVMPAIHLKKEEVSDTFHEHLQTEQGNHDPNYLTESARQHLRQKFCQADVGITGVNFAIAETGGFVVCTNEGNADLGVSLPKVHIACMGIEKLIPQVNHLSIFLRLLARSATGQPITTYSSHFHGPVEGGELHIVLVDNGRSELMNSDDYRNSLKCIRCGACMNTCPVYRRSGGHSYAATVPGPIGSILNPLRDAKHHKTLPFACTLCGSCSDVCPVKINLHEQLLTLRTEVKNQKQLPMSKTLPMRIVSYVFQRPKLYAWLGGVGKFFLRSMPRFLVYNALNPWGRNREMPEAPPESFRKQYAQRAKKKNDNR
- a CDS encoding LutC/YkgG family protein, whose product is MSSKEQILKSVRNQLVPSAEMPSMDQDWIQYEDAVAHFGDILQAVGGTAIAVEGIDGLSEELAKIPFYTEAKKTVSCVDGLVGTLDLDRVEDPHELEDVDYAVLPGEFAVAENAAVWVNDAKIRHRVIYFIPQHISLVIHCPNGQVEEAVVHNMAEAYQRLAWSQNEFGCFISGPSKTADIEQSLVIGAHGARSLNVFFVF